One genomic window of Quercus robur chromosome 6, dhQueRobu3.1, whole genome shotgun sequence includes the following:
- the LOC126733418 gene encoding uncharacterized protein LOC126733418, with the protein MAANSESEKQTFRLFSTSTSLGLGFLDSSENPLPPTPPPPYLEVISTQISSSVKYTVEPVNLGELTLLKGRVNTQEVFGLSNSDLVPGKYEGGLKLWEGSLDLVKALHMEIKNGNLSLRGKRVLELGCGHGLPGIFACLEGAAAVHFQDFNAEVLRCLTIPNVNANLSENIQPLETNEMNAGGEVRFFAGDWSEIHKLLPRVQGNEKNLNCSSGHSQVASYDIILMAETVYSISTLQSLYELIKMCTSSPHGVVYMAAKKHYFGVGGGTRRFLSLVEKDGVMASNLVAEVADGSSNVREVWKLSFR; encoded by the exons ATGGCGGCAAACTCTGAGAGTGAG AAACAAACGTTTCGCTTATTCTCAACCTCCACCAGTTTGGGTCTAGGGTTTCTTGATTCTTCAGAAAACCCTCTCCCTCCTACACCTCCACCTCCATACCTCGAAGTAATTTCCACTCAG ATTTCTTCGTCTGTGAAATACACTGTGGAGCCAGTGAACTTGGGGGAACTTACTTTGCTCAAG GGCCGCGTTAATACGCAAGAGGTTTTTGGTTTATCAAACTCTGATTTAGTCCCAGGGAAATATGAAG GGGGACTGAAGTTATGGGAAGGTTCACTGGATCTTGTTAAAGCGCTTCACATGGAGATTAAAAATGGCAATTTGTCACTCAGGGGAAAGCGAGTTTTAGAG CTTGGATGTGGTCATGGACTTCCTGGGATCTTTGCATGCCTTGAG GGTGCAGCTGCTGTGCATTTCCAGGACTTCAATGCTGAGGTCCTACGTTGTCTAACCATTCCCAATGTAAATGCCAATCTTTCAGAAAATATTCAACCCTTGGAAACAAATGAGATGAATGCTGGTGGTGAAGTTCGTTTCTTTGCTGGTGACTGGAGTGAAATCCATAAACTTCTTCCACGTGTACAAGGCAATGAGAAGAATCTAAACTGTAGCTCAGGGCACAGTCAAGTTGCTAGTtatgatattattttaatggcagAGACGGTTTACTCAATCTCCACTCTCCAAAGCCTTTATGAACTTATAAAGATG TGCACAAGCAGTCCTCATGGAGTTGTTTACATGGCAGCAAAGAAGCATTATTTTGGGGTAGGTGGGGGAACCCGGCGGTTCCTATCTTTAGTAGAGAAAGATG GTGTTATGGCTTCTAACCTGGTTGCTGAAGTTGCAGATGGTT